Proteins encoded within one genomic window of Oncorhynchus tshawytscha isolate Ot180627B linkage group LG02, Otsh_v2.0, whole genome shotgun sequence:
- the LOC112262378 gene encoding alkaline phosphatase-like, protein MKVTILFICSCLAWEGLGKPQFPDQEKDPLFWNTWAQSTLKNALTLQKLNQNTAKNLILFLGDGMGIPTVTAARILKGQLSRQSGEETQLEMDNFPFVALSKTYNTNAQVADSAGTATAFLCGVKANEGTVGVSAAAVRSQCNTTQGNEVTSILRWAKEAGKSVGIVTTTRVNHATPSAAYAHCVDREWYSDGEMPAEAVQAGCKDIARQLFENIPNIDVIMGGGRKYMFPKNQSDVEYPGEKKHFGTRIDRRNLVEEWNNRMKNKNAHYVWNKKELLSLNPNSVDYLLGLFEPGDLPYDLERNNETDPSLTEMVEVAIKILKKNPSGFYLLVEGGRIDHGHHDGKAKQALHEAVEMDRAIGHAGLMTSIYDTMTVVTADHSHMFNFGGYTPRGNTIFGLAPMLSDVDQKPFTAILYGNGPGFKVVNGLRENISTLGYEENNYKAQSSVPLNMETHGGEDVAVFAKGPMAHLLHGVHEQNYIPHVMAYAACIGQNRDHCMSSSGASSLSAALPSLTALLKLIHLLC, encoded by the exons ACCAAGAGAAAGATCCCCTGTTCTGGAACACATGGGCTCAGAGTACTTTGAAGAATGCCCTCACACTTCAGAAGCTCAATCAAAACACTGCAAAGAACCTCATCCTCTTCCTTGGTGATG GAATGGGCATTCCCACAGTGACGGCAGCACGAATACTGAAGGGGCAGCTGAGCAGACAGAGTGGGGAAGAGACCCAACTGGAGATGGACAATTTCCCCTTTGTTGCGCTTTCCAAG ACGTATAACACCAATGCCCAGGTTGCAGACAGTGCGGGTACAGCCACAGCATTCCTCTGTGGGGTGAAGGCCAACGAGGGCACGGTGGGTGTGAGTGCAGCTGCCGTACGTTCCCAGTGCAACACCACACAGGGCAACGAGGTCACCTCCATCCTCAGATGGGCCAAGGAAGCCG GCAAGTCAGTGGGAATAGTCACGACAACGCGTGTGAACCATGCCACCCCCAGTGCGGCCTATGCCCACTGTGTGGACAGGGAGTGGTACTCCGATGGTGAGATGCCAGCTGAGGCAGTACAGGCGGGCTGCAAGGACATCGCCAGGCAGCtctttgagaacattcccaacaTCGAT GTGAttatgggaggagggaggaagtacATGTTCCCCAAAAACCAGTCAGATGTGGAGTATCCTGGAGAGAAGAAACACTTCGGTACCCGCATCGATAGAAGGAACTTGGTGGAGGAGTGGAATAACCGAATGAAAAACAAG AACGCCCACTATGTATGGAACAAGAAGGAACTTTTATCTCTAAACCCTAATAGTGTGGATTACCTTTTGG GTCTGTTTGAGCCTGGAGATCTTCCCTATGACCTGGAGAGAAACAATGAGACAGATCCTtcactgacagagatggtggaggtggcCATTAAGATCCTGAAGAAAAACCCCAGTGGATTCTACCTGCTGGTGGAGG GGGGGCGCATCGACCACGGACATCACGACGGTAAAGCCAAGCAGGCCCTGCATGAGGCAGTGGAGATGGACCGGGCCATTGGCCACGCCGGCCTCATGACCAGCATATATGACACAATGACTGTCGTCACTGCTGACCACTCTCACATGTTCAACTTTGGAGGCTACACTCCAAGGGGGAACACCATTTTTG GACTGGCTCCCATGTTGAGTGATGTGGACCAGAAGCCCTTCACAGCCATCTTATATGGGAATGGACCAGGGTTTAAAGTAGTCAATGGTCTGAGAGAGAACATCTCCACCCTTGGCTATG aGGAAAATAACTACAAGGCCCAGTCTTCAGTGCCGCTGAACATGGAGACTCATGGAGGAGAGGATGTGGCTGTGTTTGCTAAGGGCCCTATGGCTCACCTGCTGCACGGTGTCCACGAGCAGAACTACATTCCCCATGTCATGGCTTATGCTGCCTGCATTGGCCAGAACAGAGACCACTGCATGTCATCCAGTGGAGCCTCTAGTCTCAGCGCTGCTCTGCCCAGCCTGACAGCTCTCCTCAAACTCATCCACCTCCTCTGCTGA